One genomic region from uncultured Cohaesibacter sp. encodes:
- a CDS encoding MFS transporter: MQNASKTRLPYGLIILLGCSIAVLGFGPRATMGFFLTPVTVENSWSREIFSLAIALQNLVWGVAAPFVGMIADRFGTARVLIAGALAYSASLLWMSTVTDPSSFLLSAGVMMGIGIAGSGFFLVLAAFTRLLPPQFRSVAFGLGTAAGSLGQFLFAPLSQGLIAAYGWREALMIMGVIVLLVPLIAPVFRGKPSSDAEAGASEQSLGDALREAFGHNSYVLLVFGFFVCGWHVAFITTHLPPFIADYGIDAKWGGWAIALIGLFNMIGAFVSGILGAKLPLRYMLSFIYLTRSVVIAIFIMVPISVVSILAFSAAMGLLWLSTVPPTQGLVLKMFGARYVATLFGFVFLSHQIGSFLGVWLGGVLYDRYGSYDVIWWISIALGIFAALVHWPIREEAVKRLQPLEAS, translated from the coding sequence ATGCAAAACGCAAGCAAGACACGCCTGCCTTATGGGTTGATCATCCTTCTAGGCTGCTCGATAGCAGTGCTGGGCTTTGGCCCGCGCGCGACTATGGGCTTCTTCCTTACGCCGGTGACGGTCGAGAACAGCTGGAGCCGCGAGATCTTTTCCCTCGCCATCGCCTTGCAGAACCTTGTCTGGGGTGTCGCTGCACCCTTTGTCGGCATGATCGCTGACCGTTTCGGCACGGCACGCGTCCTGATCGCAGGCGCTCTGGCCTATTCTGCGTCACTTTTGTGGATGTCGACAGTAACGGATCCTTCCTCGTTCCTGCTCAGTGCCGGGGTGATGATGGGGATCGGCATTGCGGGCTCTGGCTTCTTTCTGGTGCTGGCTGCCTTCACGCGCCTGCTGCCGCCGCAATTCCGCTCTGTAGCCTTTGGTCTTGGCACTGCGGCAGGCTCTCTGGGGCAGTTTCTGTTTGCGCCGCTCAGTCAGGGGCTCATTGCGGCCTATGGCTGGCGTGAGGCTCTGATGATCATGGGGGTGATCGTGCTCCTAGTGCCCTTGATTGCACCGGTGTTTCGCGGCAAACCTTCCTCTGATGCCGAGGCGGGAGCATCGGAGCAAAGCCTTGGCGATGCCCTGCGCGAGGCCTTCGGGCATAATTCCTATGTCCTGCTGGTGTTCGGCTTTTTCGTTTGCGGCTGGCACGTGGCCTTCATCACGACCCACCTACCGCCCTTCATCGCCGATTACGGCATCGATGCCAAATGGGGCGGCTGGGCCATCGCCCTCATCGGACTGTTCAACATGATTGGCGCCTTCGTGTCAGGCATATTGGGAGCCAAGCTGCCCTTGCGCTACATGCTGAGCTTCATCTATCTGACACGCTCGGTGGTCATTGCCATCTTCATCATGGTGCCGATTTCCGTCGTATCGATCCTCGCCTTCTCGGCGGCGATGGGCCTGCTCTGGCTCTCCACGGTTCCGCCGACGCAAGGGCTGGTGCTCAAGATGTTCGGGGCTCGCTACGTCGCGACGCTGTTCGGATTTGTTTTCCTTTCCCACCAGATCGGATCATTCCTCGGCGTCTGGCTTGGGGGCGTGCTGTATGACCGCTATGGCAGCTATGATGTAATCTGGTGGATTTCCATAGCGCTCGGTATCTTCGCAGCCCTCGTCCATTGGCCGATACGCGAAGAGGCCGTCAAGCGACTACAGCCGCTTGAAGCATCATAA
- the nadC gene encoding carboxylating nicotinate-nucleotide diphosphorylase, which translates to MSEATTFSADKLYLPQPIIDEAVLAALKEDLGLAGDITTLSTIPETAHAKAVIAARDVGVISGIPLADSAFRQIGKWHGEIVTFSPQMEDGTEVKKGDVVARIFGPARLVLSAERIALNFMGRMSGIATATNQMVKLTEGTKAKVTCTRKTTPGLRAFEKYAVKCGGGANHRFGLDDAILIKDNHIAVAGSVTESIRRAREYIGHLVKIEVEVDTIEQLKEAISCKPDVIMLDNMGPDKLREALALMEGTGIVSEASGGVSPETIRAVAQTGVDYISAGYITHSAPNFDLGLDISVS; encoded by the coding sequence ATGAGCGAAGCGACAACCTTTTCCGCAGACAAGCTCTATCTGCCTCAGCCGATCATTGACGAGGCGGTGCTGGCCGCTCTGAAAGAGGATTTGGGTCTCGCTGGAGACATCACGACATTGTCGACCATTCCTGAAACCGCTCATGCCAAGGCCGTGATTGCCGCGCGCGACGTCGGGGTGATCTCCGGCATTCCGCTGGCTGACAGCGCCTTCCGACAGATTGGCAAGTGGCATGGCGAGATCGTGACTTTTTCCCCCCAGATGGAAGACGGCACTGAAGTGAAAAAGGGCGATGTGGTTGCCCGTATTTTCGGCCCGGCTCGCTTAGTGTTGTCCGCCGAGCGCATTGCCCTCAATTTCATGGGCCGCATGTCCGGCATCGCCACTGCCACCAACCAGATGGTGAAACTGACCGAGGGCACCAAGGCCAAGGTTACCTGCACCCGCAAGACCACGCCCGGCCTGCGGGCCTTCGAGAAATATGCCGTCAAATGCGGCGGCGGCGCGAACCATCGCTTCGGCCTCGATGACGCCATCCTGATCAAGGATAACCACATTGCCGTTGCTGGCTCTGTCACCGAGTCCATTCGGCGTGCGCGCGAATATATCGGCCATCTGGTCAAGATCGAGGTTGAGGTCGACACCATCGAGCAGCTCAAGGAAGCCATTTCCTGCAAGCCCGACGTGATCATGCTCGACAATATGGGACCGGATAAGCTGCGCGAAGCGCTGGCGCTGATGGAAGGCACCGGCATCGTCTCGGAAGCTTCCGGCGGCGTCAGCCCCGAAACTATTCGCGCTGTTGCACAGACCGGTGTCGACTATATCTCCGCAGGCTACATCACCCATTCGGCGCCGAACTTCGACCTCGGACTGGACATTTCGGTCAGCTGA
- a CDS encoding DUF805 domain-containing protein, whose product MNIFESVRSVLSNYANFKGRACRAEFWWWQLFSLLVLISANQFDAMFLKVLHLFSDAPQADDGPFQMIWFIGTLIPSLSVCVRRLHDIDRRGWWMLIIVVPVFGALYLLYQCVKQGSRSYNRFGDNPLGNRRPASHAREFMPQFG is encoded by the coding sequence GTGAATATCTTTGAGTCTGTGCGTTCTGTCTTGTCCAATTATGCAAACTTCAAGGGAAGGGCCTGCCGGGCCGAATTCTGGTGGTGGCAACTCTTCTCTCTGCTGGTGCTGATTTCGGCAAATCAGTTTGACGCCATGTTTCTCAAGGTGTTGCACCTGTTCAGCGATGCTCCGCAGGCCGACGATGGCCCCTTCCAGATGATCTGGTTCATTGGCACACTGATCCCGTCGCTCAGTGTCTGTGTCCGGCGTTTGCATGACATCGACCGACGCGGCTGGTGGATGCTTATCATAGTGGTGCCGGTCTTTGGCGCGCTGTACCTGCTCTATCAATGCGTCAAGCAGGGATCGCGCTCCTACAACCGGTTCGGCGACAATCCGCTCGGCAACCGCCGTCCGGCCTCCCACGCACGGGAATTCATGCCGCAGTTCGGCTGA
- a CDS encoding fumarylacetoacetate hydrolase family protein, whose product MNNKNPVSIYAISPPVIPTLPIDGSEQVFPIRRIYCVGRNYAAHAIEMGHDPDREFPFFFQKNPDNVLYGKDFPYPPLSKDVHFEVELFVTLKSGGSDIPVDEAMNHVFGYGVGVDFTRRDLQAQAKKQGRPWTSGKAFEASAPVSAIVPAEKVPSLAKKRIFLEKNGEVQQDSDLDHLIWTVPEVISELSKQFELAAGDIIFTGTPAGVNSVEVGDRLHCAVEGIAEISFSVV is encoded by the coding sequence ATGAACAACAAGAACCCCGTGTCTATTTATGCAATTTCCCCGCCTGTTATACCGACCCTTCCGATTGACGGGTCTGAACAGGTTTTTCCCATCAGACGGATCTATTGTGTCGGTCGCAACTATGCCGCCCATGCCATCGAAATGGGGCATGATCCGGATCGCGAATTTCCCTTCTTCTTCCAGAAGAACCCGGACAATGTTCTCTATGGCAAGGATTTCCCCTACCCGCCGCTGAGCAAGGATGTGCATTTCGAAGTGGAGCTGTTCGTCACGTTGAAATCGGGTGGCAGCGACATCCCGGTCGATGAAGCGATGAACCACGTTTTCGGCTATGGCGTGGGAGTCGATTTCACGCGCCGAGACCTGCAGGCGCAGGCAAAGAAACAGGGCCGTCCATGGACCTCGGGCAAGGCCTTCGAAGCCTCGGCCCCGGTTTCGGCGATTGTTCCAGCGGAGAAGGTTCCATCCCTTGCCAAAAAGCGCATCTTTCTTGAGAAGAATGGCGAGGTTCAGCAGGACAGCGATCTTGATCATCTGATCTGGACTGTGCCGGAGGTAATCAGCGAGTTGTCCAAGCAGTTCGAGCTGGCGGCGGGCGATATCATCTTCACCGGTACTCCGGCGGGCGTAAACTCCGTCGAGGTCGGCGACCGCCTCCATTGCGCCGTGGAAGGCATCGCCGAGATATCCTTCTCCGTCGTATAG
- a CDS encoding DUF1932 domain-containing protein, with protein MTKTIAIPLGGQMGTGIGGVLCRHGATVLTCTEGRSQATKERVEKAGMKDVDWSEIASADIILSIVPPGIALEIAERIAAALPEGASPLFLELNAISPATTIEVCTRAKDAGMRVVDGGIIGGPPQPGKSGPRLYLSGEAAHEALWLNELGVDVQVIEGDIGAASALKLCYGAMNKGETGLMAAMMSAAERNGIGRELHAEMVRSRPAALKMAEGALPKMYPKAYRWVDEMREIAEFLGKDRPEYKLWQGMADLYQALADDYAGSKEQVGSLDVFLARKED; from the coding sequence ATGACGAAGACCATTGCAATTCCATTGGGAGGGCAGATGGGTACCGGGATCGGAGGCGTTCTCTGCCGCCATGGTGCGACCGTATTGACCTGCACCGAAGGCCGCAGTCAGGCGACAAAAGAACGGGTGGAAAAGGCTGGCATGAAGGATGTCGACTGGTCCGAAATTGCATCGGCGGACATCATCCTCTCCATCGTGCCGCCCGGTATCGCGCTTGAAATTGCTGAGCGTATCGCGGCTGCCTTGCCCGAGGGTGCGTCGCCGCTTTTCCTTGAACTCAACGCCATCAGCCCCGCGACGACGATCGAGGTCTGCACGAGGGCGAAGGATGCGGGCATGCGTGTCGTTGATGGCGGCATCATCGGCGGTCCTCCGCAGCCGGGTAAGTCCGGCCCCCGGCTGTATCTTTCCGGTGAAGCCGCGCACGAGGCACTCTGGCTCAACGAGCTTGGAGTTGATGTTCAGGTCATCGAAGGCGACATCGGAGCCGCCTCGGCGCTCAAGCTCTGTTACGGTGCCATGAACAAGGGTGAAACCGGCCTGATGGCCGCAATGATGAGCGCCGCCGAGCGCAACGGGATCGGCAGGGAGCTTCATGCCGAGATGGTGCGCAGCCGCCCAGCCGCCCTGAAAATGGCCGAGGGCGCTCTGCCGAAGATGTATCCCAAGGCCTATCGCTGGGTGGATGAAATGCGCGAAATAGCCGAATTTCTCGGAAAGGATCGCCCTGAATACAAGCTTTGGCAGGGAATGGCCGATCTCTATCAGGCGCTTGCCGACGACTATGCAGGCTCGAAGGAGCAGGTTGGCTCCCTCGATGTGTTTCTTGCCCGCAAAGAAGATTAG
- a CDS encoding citryl-CoA lyase: MTDWKDKAEAWWETSIIEMSPGVIRYHGEAIEDLIGTLSFPEMIWFMLRGERPQPGQANLLGCALVAAVDHGPQAPSIAIARMAATCGIGINGAMASAVNALGDVHGGAGEQAVEFYQRIAARADAMDLSDAVAAEMDALAATGQKFVPGFGHRFHPIDPRAPRLLSLVDKAADDGLVSGNFAAIGRAVEEELERRKGRRIPMNIDGATAVVYAELDFPPPLCRGLFILSRSVGVLAHTWEQMQRGERNKGPLPRDATWKYTPKTTS; encoded by the coding sequence ATGACAGACTGGAAAGACAAGGCGGAAGCCTGGTGGGAAACCTCAATCATCGAGATGTCTCCCGGTGTCATCCGCTATCATGGAGAAGCCATCGAAGACCTGATCGGGACGCTCAGCTTCCCCGAAATGATCTGGTTCATGCTGCGGGGTGAACGCCCCCAGCCCGGACAGGCAAACCTGCTCGGCTGTGCGCTCGTCGCTGCGGTCGATCATGGGCCTCAGGCTCCCTCCATCGCCATTGCCCGCATGGCAGCCACCTGCGGCATCGGCATCAATGGTGCCATGGCCTCGGCAGTGAATGCGCTGGGTGATGTTCATGGCGGTGCCGGAGAACAAGCGGTCGAGTTCTACCAGAGGATCGCCGCACGCGCCGATGCCATGGATCTTTCCGATGCGGTCGCGGCCGAGATGGACGCTCTGGCAGCAACTGGACAGAAGTTTGTGCCCGGCTTCGGGCATCGCTTCCATCCCATCGACCCGCGTGCACCAAGGCTGTTGTCCCTCGTTGATAAGGCCGCAGACGACGGGCTGGTCTCTGGCAACTTTGCGGCCATTGGTCGTGCGGTAGAGGAAGAGCTGGAGCGTCGCAAGGGTCGCCGTATCCCGATGAACATCGACGGTGCAACTGCTGTCGTCTATGCCGAGCTTGATTTCCCGCCGCCGCTCTGCCGCGGCCTGTTTATTCTCAGCCGCTCTGTCGGCGTGCTCGCGCACACATGGGAACAGATGCAAAGGGGAGAACGCAACAAGGGCCCTCTCCCCCGGGATGCCACATGGAAATATACGCCAAAGACGACGAGCTAA
- the acnA gene encoding aconitate hydratase AcnA, protein MAVDMRRAEAALPGLDRKPLAIRLIVENLLRNEDGISVTADDIRRVAASTSSDVNEIAFRPTRVVMQDYAGTPALIDLAALRDKAVAVGLSPESINPQVPSDLVIDHSLMVHAARTPEAFKQNLTRELADNEERFAFLKWAEAAFSGLHVVPPGQGIIHQINIEHLAEVVSDRTIGGQRWMMPDTVIGTDSHTTMVNGLGVLGWGVGGIEAEAVMLGEPVSMLIPPVIGVRLTGDLPAGILATDLALHLTEIFRKRGVVGAILEFGGPGVKTLPVADRTTVANMSPEFGSMASLFPSDQLTMDYLSLTGRSPDRVADIAAYLKTNGFWADDDRATDYADVIDIDLSSIGRVIAGPKRPEERRDLSSLPATVPQPTQAGRTMIDGDIVIAAITSCTITSNPKSMIAAGLIARNARKLGLKIPDRIKTSLAPGSRVVRDYLEQAGLLEDLSGLGFEIVGFGCTTCVGNSGDLLDHIAEEIDEANLNVAAVLSGNRNFEGRIHGKVRLNYLMAPPMVVAYALAGTVCKDLTVEPIGMNEAGEPVMLADIWPDAREIDKLVANEVSSAQFLARYDKVFEGGEGWQALKAPTGSTFPWSPDSAYFQRPPFFDLPPLFTKGRALLENARPLLILGDHITTDHISPVGAIANDSPAADYLRDHGIVPRDFNAYGARRGDHNIMVRGTFANTRLTNTMVERAGGWTRIMPEGREASVFDASEAYASRKEPIVVVAGKNYGAGSARDWAAKGTRLLGCAAVIAKSFERIHRSNLVRLGVLPLQFVDEAEADNLAIAPEDRLSLDSDLTTLEPLRQIELKVTGPAGERTAKVIARVDTLDELRYLIAGGILPSVAEKLLSKPE, encoded by the coding sequence ATGGCCGTGGACATGAGACGGGCAGAGGCGGCTCTCCCCGGCCTTGACCGCAAGCCCCTTGCCATTCGACTGATCGTCGAAAACCTCTTGCGCAACGAAGACGGGATTTCCGTCACCGCCGACGACATCAGACGGGTTGCGGCCAGCACGAGCAGCGATGTCAACGAAATCGCGTTCCGCCCGACGCGGGTAGTAATGCAGGATTATGCGGGCACTCCGGCGCTCATCGATCTTGCCGCCTTGCGCGACAAGGCCGTCGCCGTTGGACTCTCGCCTGAGAGCATCAACCCGCAGGTTCCCTCGGATCTGGTCATTGACCATTCCCTGATGGTCCACGCCGCTCGCACGCCGGAAGCCTTCAAACAGAATCTGACGCGAGAGCTCGCCGATAACGAGGAGCGCTTCGCCTTCCTCAAATGGGCTGAGGCCGCCTTCTCCGGCCTGCATGTCGTCCCGCCGGGACAGGGGATCATCCACCAGATCAACATTGAACATCTGGCCGAAGTGGTCTCGGACCGAACCATTGGTGGCCAGAGATGGATGATGCCGGACACGGTGATTGGCACCGACAGCCACACCACCATGGTCAATGGCCTTGGCGTACTTGGCTGGGGCGTTGGCGGCATCGAGGCGGAAGCCGTGATGCTGGGCGAACCAGTATCGATGCTGATCCCACCCGTGATTGGCGTGCGCCTAACGGGTGACCTGCCCGCCGGTATTCTGGCCACGGACCTCGCCCTGCATCTCACTGAGATTTTCCGCAAGCGCGGTGTGGTCGGTGCCATTCTCGAGTTTGGCGGGCCCGGCGTCAAAACCCTGCCCGTCGCCGACCGGACGACCGTTGCCAACATGAGCCCCGAGTTCGGCTCGATGGCATCGCTGTTCCCATCCGATCAACTGACCATGGACTATCTGTCCCTGACCGGGCGTTCACCGGATCGCGTGGCGGACATCGCAGCCTATTTGAAGACCAACGGCTTCTGGGCCGATGATGACCGGGCGACCGACTATGCCGATGTGATCGATATCGATCTCTCGAGCATTGGGCGTGTCATCGCCGGGCCGAAACGCCCTGAAGAACGGCGTGACCTGTCGAGCCTGCCTGCCACCGTCCCTCAGCCGACGCAGGCCGGGCGGACGATGATCGACGGCGATATCGTCATTGCCGCCATCACATCCTGCACGATCACGTCGAACCCCAAATCGATGATCGCTGCCGGGCTGATCGCCCGCAATGCCCGCAAGCTCGGGCTCAAGATCCCGGACCGGATCAAGACCTCGCTCGCCCCCGGCTCGCGGGTGGTGAGGGACTATCTGGAGCAGGCGGGCCTGCTTGAGGATCTGAGCGGATTGGGGTTCGAGATCGTCGGCTTTGGCTGCACCACCTGTGTGGGCAACTCGGGCGACCTGCTCGACCATATCGCCGAAGAAATCGACGAGGCCAATCTGAATGTCGCCGCCGTCCTGTCCGGCAACCGGAACTTCGAGGGACGCATTCACGGCAAGGTTCGCCTCAACTATCTGATGGCTCCACCAATGGTCGTTGCCTATGCCCTCGCCGGTACGGTCTGCAAGGACCTCACGGTCGAGCCGATTGGTATGAACGAGGCCGGGGAACCGGTCATGCTCGCCGACATCTGGCCGGATGCCAGAGAGATCGACAAGCTTGTTGCCAATGAGGTGAGTTCGGCGCAGTTCCTTGCCCGTTACGACAAGGTGTTTGAAGGCGGTGAAGGCTGGCAGGCGCTCAAGGCCCCCACAGGGAGCACCTTCCCGTGGTCTCCGGACAGCGCCTATTTCCAGCGTCCGCCCTTCTTTGATCTGCCGCCGCTCTTCACCAAGGGCCGTGCCTTGTTGGAAAATGCGAGACCGTTGCTGATCCTTGGGGATCATATCACGACCGACCATATTTCCCCGGTTGGTGCCATTGCGAATGACAGCCCCGCAGCTGACTACCTGCGCGACCATGGTATTGTGCCCCGCGATTTCAACGCTTATGGGGCGCGACGCGGCGACCACAATATCATGGTCCGTGGAACATTCGCCAACACCCGGCTAACCAACACTATGGTGGAACGGGCTGGCGGCTGGACCCGCATCATGCCCGAGGGCCGAGAGGCGAGCGTGTTCGACGCGTCTGAAGCCTATGCCAGCCGGAAAGAGCCGATTGTCGTGGTGGCCGGCAAGAACTATGGGGCAGGCTCAGCCCGCGACTGGGCGGCCAAAGGCACCCGGCTCTTGGGCTGCGCTGCCGTGATCGCCAAGAGCTTCGAGCGGATCCATCGCTCAAACCTCGTGCGCCTTGGCGTGCTGCCCTTGCAGTTCGTCGATGAAGCCGAGGCGGACAATCTGGCCATTGCGCCGGAGGATCGCCTGTCGCTCGACAGTGATCTCACGACGCTTGAACCCTTGCGGCAGATTGAGTTGAAGGTTACCGGCCCCGCAGGCGAGCGAACAGCAAAGGTCATCGCCCGTGTCGATACCCTTGATGAGCTCAGATATCTGATCGCTGGCGGGATCCTGCCAAGCGTTGCCGAAAAACTGTTGTCAAAACCAGAATAA
- a CDS encoding CaiB/BaiF CoA-transferase family protein, whose protein sequence is MTQQGPLANIRVIDFGHTVMGPCAALILADLGAEVIRVEPAGKGDPTRRLKGFGTGYFPFFNRNKRSLSIDLKSPEGLKVVKELLSTADVLIENFGPGTIDRLGLGYDDLKDECPKLVYLSLKGFLPGSYENRTALDEVVQMMSGLAYMTGPPGQPLRAGSSVIDIMGGMFGVIAVQAALREREITGKGQLVRASLFESAVFLMGQHLAYASFSDTPVPPMPARVSAWAIYDLFHTSDDETVFIGVTSDRQWPAFCRSFERDDLLQNESLATNGERIDARSWLKPEITTMIKGMTLEEVERRALEAKVPFAHVARPEDLFTHPHLKSRDGLLPTNLPGGVHTALPALPLELEHFHPGIKSDPPLQGAHSEAILSEIGFSPETIAHLIKEGIVVAQHEETEK, encoded by the coding sequence ATGACACAACAAGGACCACTGGCAAACATCCGAGTGATCGATTTCGGTCATACGGTAATGGGGCCATGCGCCGCTCTCATCCTCGCAGATCTAGGCGCAGAAGTCATACGCGTTGAACCAGCAGGCAAAGGCGACCCGACCAGACGCCTCAAAGGGTTTGGCACGGGCTACTTCCCCTTCTTCAATCGCAACAAGCGTTCACTCTCGATAGATCTGAAGTCGCCGGAAGGCCTGAAGGTCGTCAAGGAGCTGTTGTCGACCGCGGATGTTCTGATCGAGAACTTCGGCCCCGGCACTATCGACCGGCTGGGTCTTGGCTATGACGACCTGAAAGACGAATGCCCCAAACTGGTCTATCTCTCCCTGAAAGGCTTTCTGCCGGGGTCCTATGAGAACCGTACGGCTCTTGATGAGGTCGTGCAGATGATGTCGGGCCTTGCCTACATGACCGGACCTCCGGGCCAGCCCTTACGCGCCGGATCGTCGGTGATCGACATCATGGGAGGCATGTTTGGCGTCATTGCCGTTCAGGCCGCCCTGCGCGAAAGGGAGATCACTGGCAAGGGACAGTTGGTGCGAGCCTCGCTGTTCGAGAGCGCCGTGTTCCTGATGGGGCAGCATCTGGCCTATGCCTCCTTCTCGGACACACCTGTGCCACCAATGCCCGCAAGGGTCTCGGCCTGGGCCATCTATGATCTCTTTCATACGTCCGACGACGAAACCGTCTTCATCGGTGTGACATCGGATCGTCAGTGGCCAGCCTTCTGTCGTTCTTTCGAGCGCGATGACCTGTTGCAGAACGAGAGCCTTGCGACCAATGGCGAGCGCATCGACGCACGCAGCTGGCTGAAACCCGAGATCACGACGATGATCAAGGGCATGACGCTGGAAGAGGTCGAGCGGCGCGCGCTCGAGGCCAAGGTGCCCTTTGCCCATGTGGCACGACCGGAGGATCTCTTCACCCATCCGCATCTCAAGTCGCGCGATGGCCTGTTGCCGACGAACCTGCCGGGTGGTGTGCACACGGCTCTTCCGGCCCTGCCGCTGGAGCTTGAGCACTTCCATCCGGGCATTAAGTCCGACCCGCCCCTTCAGGGTGCTCACAGTGAAGCCATTCTCAGCGAAATAGGCTTCAGCCCGGAAACCATCGCTCATCTCATTAAAGAGGGCATTGTTGTTGCCCAGCATGAGGAGACGGAGAAGTGA
- a CDS encoding PrpF domain-containing protein: MPITRALNMRCIDAKIIRGGSSKGVFLDIRDLPEAGPERDEVVLGVFGSPDRRQIDGLGGADKLTSKVAVMGPPTRDDCDIDYLFGQVNTELPRIDWSSNCGNISSGAALYGALEGVGQDMGDHFIINVHQVNTGRKLVTRVPVENGSAQVDGDFAIGGVPGTGARIDVDFGEFAGSALGGEVLPTGNACDTIEVPGIGSIDVSIVDMANLHIFVRASDIGLPTDQSIYDLQADVELVGRLEAVRKAVAAHIGFITGPNADEELKVSMNPLIFAVAPPCDYVSNNGTLVKASDYDLFSRSLSRFEFSKAYPGSGAAGTSVAAGIPGNLAADAAGDIGQSNGVFAIRVGHPGGVLEVAAEVDTSAGIKVSKALIGRTARLLMEGKAYFK; the protein is encoded by the coding sequence ATGCCTATCACTCGGGCTTTGAATATGCGCTGTATCGACGCCAAGATTATTCGTGGCGGGTCTTCCAAGGGCGTTTTCCTGGACATTCGCGACCTGCCAGAAGCCGGGCCGGAAAGAGATGAAGTCGTTCTCGGGGTCTTCGGATCTCCTGATCGGCGGCAGATTGACGGCCTTGGCGGAGCCGACAAGCTAACCAGCAAGGTAGCAGTCATGGGTCCCCCTACCCGCGATGACTGCGACATCGATTATCTGTTTGGTCAGGTCAACACGGAATTGCCGCGTATCGACTGGTCTTCAAACTGCGGCAACATTTCTTCCGGTGCCGCCCTCTATGGCGCTCTGGAAGGTGTCGGTCAGGACATGGGCGATCATTTCATCATCAACGTGCATCAGGTGAACACCGGCCGGAAGCTGGTAACACGGGTGCCGGTGGAGAATGGCTCGGCTCAAGTGGATGGCGACTTTGCCATCGGCGGTGTGCCGGGAACAGGTGCCCGCATTGACGTCGATTTCGGCGAATTCGCTGGCTCCGCTCTTGGCGGCGAAGTGCTGCCGACGGGCAATGCATGCGACACCATCGAGGTGCCCGGCATCGGATCGATTGATGTCTCGATTGTCGATATGGCCAATCTCCATATCTTCGTCAGAGCCAGCGACATCGGGCTTCCAACCGATCAGTCCATCTATGACCTTCAGGCCGACGTGGAGCTGGTCGGACGGCTTGAAGCCGTGCGCAAGGCGGTCGCCGCTCACATCGGCTTCATCACCGGGCCGAATGCGGATGAAGAATTGAAAGTCTCGATGAATCCTCTAATCTTCGCAGTCGCTCCGCCCTGCGACTATGTTTCTAACAACGGAACGCTCGTGAAGGCGAGCGACTATGATCTCTTTTCGCGCTCACTGTCACGCTTCGAATTCTCCAAAGCCTATCCCGGCTCGGGTGCGGCCGGCACATCAGTCGCGGCGGGCATCCCCGGCAATCTCGCGGCAGACGCGGCAGGAGACATCGGACAAAGCAACGGCGTGTTCGCGATACGAGTCGGCCATCCCGGAGGCGTGCTGGAAGTCGCAGCAGAAGTGGACACCAGCGCCGGGATCAAGGTCTCAAAAGCTCTCATTGGCCGGACTGCCCGGCTTCTGATGGAAGGCAAGGCATATTTCAAATGA